The sequence AGATTGTATTGAGAAGGCGGTTCAGGTTTTTGTCCAAGCTCTGAGGATGGCTCCTGACCATGAGAAGGCCTGCGTCACTTGCAGAAATGCCAAAGCACTTAAAGCAAGGAAAGAAGATGGGAATAAAGCATTTAAAGAAGGAACTTACAAGCTAGCATGTGAACTGTACACAGAAGACCTGGGGATAGACCCCaataatacaaaaacaaatgctaaaCTCTACTGTCATCAGGGTATGGTTAATTCCAAGCTTAGGAAACTAGATGATGCAATAGAAGACTGCACAAATGCAGTGAAGCTTGATGACACTTATATAAAATCCTACTTGAGAAGAGGTCAGTGTTACATGGACACAGAACACTATGAAGAAGCAGTACGGGACTATGAAAAAGTATAtcagatggagaaaacaaaagaacacaaacaGCTCCTAAATAATGCACAGCTGGAACTGAAGAAGAGTAAGAGGAAAGATTACTACAAGATTCTTGGAGTAGACAAGAATGTCTCTGAGGACGAGATCAAGAAAGCTTATCGGAAATGGGCCTTGATGCACCATCCAGATCGGCACAGTGGAGCCATTGCTGAAGttcagaaagaggaggagaaaaagttaAAGGAAGTCAGAGAAGCTTTTACCATTCTCTCTGATCCCAAGAAAAAGACTCGCTATGACAGTGAACAAGACCTGGATGAAGAGGGCATGAATATGGGTGATTTTGATGCAAACAATATCTTCAAGGCATTCTTTGGCGGTCCTGGGGGCTTTAGCTTTGAAGCATCTGGTCCAGggaatttcttttttcaatttggcTAATGAAAGGAAACCATCCAGAACGCAGAAAATGCAGACTTGCTCAGTTTAACCTCCAGTGTGGACACAGTTCACCTCCTCCCTTCATCATGATCCACGTACTTAGAGCAGTTTTGTTCGTTCAGTTGGATACCCAGTGTCTGTGTGAGTGGGGTGAAGGAAAGGGAGCCAGCGCCAAAGACTGAGggtaggggagggaggtggggggtggacaGGGCAGCTTGTgaatttttgttttactgtttaactttattaaaacaaaacaaaacaaaaaacgaaccAAGTAGAAATTCTACAGTTAGAAAGTAAAACGACTAATATAAAACATTCACTAGAGGGGCTCAACAAGGGATTACACTGACAGAAGGAAGAATCAGTTATCATGAATAAAGgtcaattgagattatccagtctgacaaagaaaatgaaaaagggataaataaaaacaacagggCCTTCTGGTTCttatgggacaccatcaagcataccaacataTGCCTAATGTAGACACCAGAAggactggagagagagaaaggtgtaGAAAGACTATCTGAAGATGGAATGGTcccaaacttcccaaatttgaccAAAATGTATTATACTGTAATCTAAGTAGCTCAATAAATTCTATGTAGAATCAACACAAGGAGATCCATGTTTAGAGACATCTTActcaaattgctgaaaaccaaGATAATGAAAGAAGGCGGaagtaacaagagaaaagcaacttatCATCTGCAAGCTATCTTTAGTAAGATAACATCTGACTTTTCATTAGGGATCAGGAAggtcagaaggcagtgggatggcATGTTTAAAGTGCTGAAATAGAAGATTGTCAACTAAGAATTCTACATCTGGCAAAATTAACCttgaaaaatgagggagaaattaagacattctcaagtaaataaaatcagagaatTCATGGATAGCATGTCTACTCCACAAGAAATAATAAAACGTTTAACTTCAAGCTGAAATAAAAGGATATTAAACAGTAACTTaaatccacatgaagaaataaagaacactggTTGAGGTAAatacataggtaaatataaaacacagtatcagtgtattttcatttgtaacacttttctaatcctctctgatttttaaaaactgcataaaGCAATCCTTATAAAACTGTGTTGATATGTTTATAGTGTATACATTTGTAATTTGTATGTCCATACAGTGGAGATGAGGGGAGTAGGAATGGAGCTCATTGGAGCAATCACTTTGTAATTtagaaatatgtggaaattaaacatgcTCCTAAGTAacgaatgggcaaagaagaatcAGTGGGATTCTTCTTTATAATTTCCCCTATAATTCAAGGGGAAATTACAAAATactttgaactgaattaaaatggTAACACAAAACTTATGAGACATAGCTAAAGCAGTCATTAGAAGAAAATGTACAGCTATAAacacttatattaaaaaagaacttAGATTAATAACTTAACCTTccactagggaaaaaaaatagtaaaaggaaagaatattaaacctaaagcaagcagaaggaaggaaataatacagattagtgcagaaattaatgaaaaataaagaagaaaaacaataaggaaaatccacaaaataaaaagttggttcTTGAAAAGATCAACAGAATTGACAAACCATTACCTAGCCtaactaagaaagaaagaaaattccaatTAGGAATAAAAGGACATCACCTAAGACATATATAGAAAGTAAaacataagggaatattatgaactaCTATATGCCATCAAACTcaaaatctagaagaaatgaacaaattcctagaaagatacaaactactaaagctgctttaagaagaaatagaagatataaataaacctataacaagtaaagacAGTGAATTAGTAACAAAAATTCTTTCCACTAAGAAAAGCCCACCCACATAGATTCTACCAaatagtgaattctaccaaatattttaaaaaagaattaacaacaaTCATTCACAAACCtttccaaagaaaatacagatgaggaaacaattcccaactcattctataaggccactgGTACCCACAGCATATATAAAGATTTAAACACCATAACAAAATGGAATATGCTACAGAAattcaaggctggttcaacatactAAAGTCAATTAATACATTCCATAttatagaataaaggacaaaattcACATAATTagctcaaaagatgcagaaaaaaatttataatattcaACACATTTTCATGATAAAACACATACCGAACCTAGGAGTAGAATGGAACTTGCTTAACCTTATAAAGAGCAGCAATGGAAAATCCACAATTAACTTCAtatttaatggtaaaagactgcaTGCATTCCCTTAAGATCAAAACAAGATACGAATTTCACTCTCATatcttctattcaacactgtactggagatTCTAGATAGGAAAATTAGACAAGAAAGTGAAATAGaatatccagattggaaaggaagatataaaactaccactatttgcagatgatatgatcttgtaTATAAAATCCTACCAAACTCACCACAAAACTATTGCAGTTGATAAATGAGTTAAACACGATTGCAGGATATGAACaatataaaaaattcaatttcaaagataaatttaagaaataattccATCCACAAgaccataaaataataaaatacatagaaataagttttaaaaaagaagtgcatCACTAATacactgaaaactgaaaaatatcattgaaataaattgaagatgatctaaataaatggaaagacatcccatgttcactTAATAGTGTTAAAATGTCATTACTCTTCAAATTGTTCTGAAAAATCAATGCGTTCCCTATCAGCATACCCTTTGACCTCTTTGCAGAAActgaaaaattccaaaattcaCTTG comes from Balaenoptera ricei isolate mBalRic1 chromosome 2, mBalRic1.hap2, whole genome shotgun sequence and encodes:
- the LOC132360340 gene encoding LOW QUALITY PROTEIN: dnaJ homolog subfamily C member 7-like (The sequence of the model RefSeq protein was modified relative to this genomic sequence to represent the inferred CDS: inserted 3 bases in 2 codons) produces the protein MVAAPECNVIMAATEPELLDDEEAKXDMCPKNASYYGDRAATLMMLGKFREALGDAQQSVXGHLREDKCHLSLGNAMAACRSFQRALELGHKNAQAQQEFKNANAVIEYEKIAETDFEKRDFRKVVFCMDCALEYTPACHRFKILKAECLAMLGHYPEAQCVASDILRMDFTNAHALYVRGLCLDYEDCIEKAVQVFVQALRMAPDHEKACVTCRNAKALKARKEDGNKAFKEGTYKLACELYTEDLGIDPNNTKTNAKLYCHQGMVNSKLRKLDDAIEDCTNAVKLDDTYIKSYLRRGQCYMDTEHYEEAVRDYEKVYQMEKTKEHKQLLNNAQLELKKSKRKDYYKILGVDKNVSEDEIKKAYRKWALMHHPDRHSGAIAEVQKEEEKKLKEVREAFTILSDPKKKTRYDSEQDLDEEGMNMGDFDANNIFKAFFGGPGGFSFEASGPGNFFFQFG